Below is a window of Malus domestica chromosome 13, GDT2T_hap1 DNA.
TTCTTCAGGGGTGGGAGAGGATGAACCTACTGCGTTAGATGGGTTGAGAaagatgaagttttttttttagttttttttttaatttttaatttaattattttaattttttattaagggTTTAGCCACGTGTGGTACAAATGTGGCAGGGCACGTCAGCTTTTAACGGATCAATAAATGgaaaaatataatgaaagtattatattgaaataaaattgtaagtgaagtataaaaatgaaatattttGAAGATATTATATGAGGTGGTAacatgtaatttacccaaaattataatttttaacaATAACATGTGACGTGACCAAAATGGTTAAAAATcatatctgaattttttttaaataattttttaataccaATTTCCCAAGCAAGTCATTTACAAACGAAGATGCACTCAGACAATTACCATTCGttaaggtagtatttgcctttgcCTAGTCGCCTAGACATTTAGTATCTTAGTGGGATGGACATGCTCTAAGGTCAAGCCATGGGCAATTTCTGATCGTTGGTGGGCGAGATATGTACGTCACATGCATCAACCGTTAGAAATTGTCCACGAAAGTAAGTGACTGATGATGGTAGCTTATCACTAAAAAGTTTGGTATGATATAAGCCCTGACATTGGGAGGTGGAAGTAGCTTTCAGTGAGAAGTTTGTGCTGTCGCTGGTAATAATATTGTCGAAAATGTGAGTAGTGTTTGTTACCAAGTTGCTGCGGAATCAAATCTTAATATAATAAGCAGTCGTGTGAATGCCATATAATCAAAATCAAGTGATGATTAATTATCATTCCAATGTGAAACAACGGATCAAGCCAAAACTAATTTAACACATCTCAATGTACAAGTGATTACTCTGAATTACTTGAGCTATAAACTATATAGTCGTTTAGATTCATATACTAGAATGTGGGATTTCAATGGGAATCGCAAACAAAACTTGCTTAAACAATAAGCAAAAAGAATGAGaataaatttgttaatttttctcaTTCTAATAAGAAAGCGGAAGGGGACAAAGTGAGAATTTTTAGGTTGGCCATGGTCATCAAAACTAGAGGTGACAAATTAATTCATTGAATTATTAATGGGTACCCGTTAAAACGCgtttaatttgattttatcGTAATACTGTAATATAGAGATGAGATCGATAGTGATGACGATAATGTAATGTGAAATCAGACTAAATGAGTCATAATTGTTACTCATTAACAACTTAATGAGCTGATTTGCCACCTCTAGTCAAAACCATATAACTTTGATATTATATAATACAAGAAAACGGAAAGGTGGTATTTTTCTAGGAAGTTCAACTCAATGAATTGCCAAATGTCAAATGCCAAATGCAATACCAACAAGATGCCAAATTGCAGAAAATGGTAATGGTAATGGTAATGGAAGTGATGGAAGCAAACTTAACGGTTCTCtcttaattcaataaatcaaagaAATTCCCAACTCACAAAGTGAAAGGCCAACAGAATTGCAAAGATGTCTCTCCCTCCTCTACTACTAGCTTCCTTCCAAATCCATGGTACTTTGCTCACTTTTTCTAAACAAATAATCACTTCTTGTTTAATCATGTTTGGCATTTCCAACTCAAAGTTTGTCAAACTTGAGATTTTGGGACCCATTTGCTGAGATCACCACCCCTCTCTTGAATTTTATATTCTAACCAAACAAAGGGGAAGGTAAAAGTAGGGTTTCCATGTTGGAAATGATGCATAATTAGCCTTTGGAGGATTGGGGTGGAGACACCCTCTCCTCTCGTGTCACTTTTTTATCACGTGACAATCGTTCATTTGTTagtaatatattttttaatacgTGAAATGTTTATTAAATAACAACActactaaaattaaaatttgattgcATAAGAAAATTTCTCGTGCTCTTGTTGcgtaggaaaagaaaagaaaagaggtgGTGAAGTTCCCACAATTGCACTTTTTTATTACGTGACAATCATTCATTTGACtggtaatatatttttttaatacgtGACAGATGTTTATTAAACAATAACGctactaaaattaaaatttgattgcGTGAGAGAATCTCTCGTGCTCTTGTTGcgtaggaaaagaaaagaaaagaggtgGTGAAGTTCCCACAATTGCTGATGGTAATTGCGAGTTAGGAAACAGCACATACCTGCCGTGAGCACTTGGTTTTTAGTTAGTGGGAAGGATTCGCATTGTCAAAAAGTCATGAATGGGTTCAAgcatttgcttttgtttttgttttttgcttctCTCATGCATGAGGCAATTCCCCATGTCCCAAACTCAAAGATTTTATTGTGAAATTATATATGGAACTTCAACGTTCTTTCACGTTATCAGAGCATATTAACATACGGTTGAAGTTTAAAATTACTTGTACTTCATATTATTCGCCATTTGGTGTCCACACATTTCGCTTCAATGTCCCACCTTGAAAAGTTAAGTACCTTGCATGAGTTTATAAGGAGTTGGACTCCTTCCATTATTAACTGGTTTGAGATAACAGGAGCTCTCAAACGCTAACCAGCTAGGAAGTGAATTATATGACGCTAATCGCTTGTTTGGAcccactccacaacaaaatattATCACGCGAACCATTCATTTTAAAGATCATCATTCGAATATCACTCTTGCAAAAAATTAGTTCAGCTTTCATCTCTCTAACTAGGAGCAGTTTTCTCTCTAGCTATGAGCATTTTTTGTTTTGACATTCCCCAAAATAATTTTACAAAGGCGAATTCAGAACAAAGTTATTCTCGTACAATGATGCTAGCCATTATTAAATATTGAACTCATCACAAATATATATTACTTTTATATCCATTTAAGTCGGAAATGAGACTTCCTCCAACCAAGTAGCGACTACTACTCTTAAACCCGAGTTGGTCTAACTATTAGCATTTTACCATATTATTTATTGAAAATATTAACTCTAATTCTGAATCGCATGTGGATTGCCTTTAAGCATTAAATTGTGATACTCTTACAGAAAGATTAGCCAACAGATTCATGAATCTGTGGACTGGAGCACTAATGTGTTACTTTTGGATAGTTAATTAGTTAAATTTATTCCACTAAACAAATTGCATCACCAAATCAATTGCTTTGTTTTTTCTAGTGACCTTGTTCCAAGTTGCATAGGTCATGCTCCATTTGTTGGGCCAAAGTTTCTCCCACACGTTCCCTAAAGCTGATTAATTGCATCATCCCTTGCCCCCAAGTAGGTCCCTTGCTTTGTTGAACTTTTGCATTATTATGTTATTTCATGGTGAACCTTGTGGTGAGCATGACAATACCAAAGCTCATAAAATGAAACCTTGTTTTCCTAATTTACATATGCTCCAAATATCTTAATTTTGtcgaaaaaatcgaaaaaaattaAGTCATTGCTCTTGAATTACAAAACTGTGGAAATTAAAACTATATGAACCAAATTAAAAGCTCGCACAAATTACATAAATTGAAATTGTAACTGATCtcattttataaaaattctATTATGTTCTGATGTATCTTAAAACCGAAGTTTTTGGTTGTTATAACTTTGGTCATTTGATGCTGAAAGATACTAGCTAAAAGATTCCCTCATACCTCAGCTCTCATGTCATGAATAACGTATATTACTAGAGCTTCATATCACTTTGTGCTCTAGTTGTTGTTAACACTCACATGTAAttggggaaatttggaaaaataaccaaaatttggaccccatatagaattatagccatCCTTTTAATGTTATTATAATTAGAACCAAAAGTTGATATAAAAATACTGATATACCCTTTTAACAATGAGGGACGCAATTATGCCCACCATTGCAAAGATTAGAGCtgttgtggagcaaaaaataatccagaaaaatatggaggcgacacgtggattctagggtaaaaagaacaaaattaccctcgagacaCATCggaattcctacgcgcgagcagtagacaatcatccctcaatcaagtcaaaagtgcccaaataggtatttattatAACCTATTTCATCTGTCCCTCatcatatcttctccacaaggtaacccctaaatcattcattttttattatattaattagctaaattaattgattaattattcaattaattagccaattaaacacaaatcatgAACCTAGCCCACAAAACCATCCAAGTGGCCGGTCCATCTCttcccaaggtggccggccactCCCCTATATAAACCCcctcattctctccaaaactcaattccaattctcttgctaaattctcaaaattttaaCTTTGACAACGGAGATTCTTCGGTCAAAGCCCCCCTCATTCATCGTTGGAGCATGAGgttcttggccttaacctaaggtgttatttgttttataagtgcaaatttgtctaagaacaaggagaaagaaatttgcattcaCAGTTGTAACCACAAAACTCGTTTGGGTGTTATCTTATTCCAACACCTTTTCTTCTGGAAATCAACTCCGCAAACAGTTGATCTACAAAAAGCACAATCCTTTTTCTATAAATCTTGTTACAGATCAGAGCCCAATTTGATTTTAACATGTACTTCAATCCAATTTGATCTTCAACAAAGAGAAATGCAAGAGGGACAGAAAGGGGGAGAGCTTACTGCTTAGTGGTTACCTAAAATAAATGATATGATTGTCTTCGAAAAACAAATTGTAATGTTGCGTGAGGCTCAAACCTCTGGGTTTTGCTAGGATGGGAAGAAGATGACAAAGATTGAGATTTTTGaaaaatttagaaaagtaattgtTAATATCAGATGGAAAAATAACCAAGAACTTAATAAAACTTCTCATCAGAAATTGGCTGAGCTTTTGAGCTTTTTGAGAGGGTTAGAATTGTCTAGGTTGCTGAAGtgaggctttgaatttctttggaTTTGTTTTGTAAAAAGTTTTAATCATAAGAGTGTATAAGTACTTTTATATTAGATTTtagttataattatcataaatttaaaatagTGGCTATAATTCTATGTAGACGTctaattttagttatttttctaaattttccATGTCATTTCAGCTAATATTGAATCACCAAAAAACACATCACAACTTGCTCAGTGCTGCTTCCTTCACCCCAATCCTCAATAATGCGAACAACAAAATCTTACAGACATATTTGCATGATTTCAATGGTTCCAACcactcataaaataaaaataaaaaataaataaaataaaaaagagctctctctttctctctctctctctctccccatttCCCTCAACAACGGGACACCTAGGGATGAGTTCGGTTAGGTACCGTTTGATATGCAGAAAAGACAAAACGAAATGGGACAGGACGGAACAGGACGGACCGaatgatgtaaatattgaaaaagataaggagaaattttgtcataaaatgttataaatttgtgttccacagaTGTGGAACGGGTCGTTCCAGAGAAAGAGGTGAAACGAAAAATTAGCCAAATTTCAATTCGTTCCACAGTTTTTAGACGCAACAAACGTGGGACGGACACGTACCAACGCTACATTAGGTAACCGAACCGAAACACATGTACCGACTACCAAACCGAAGTTTTCGAAATGGCTATTTTCAGAACTGTTTGTGGTGTTGAGGTGGCTTGGAGGTCGTGATGCGAGAGCGAGATGGAGATGGACGGCGGATATGGAGGTCGTGCATGAGGCCACGGTGGTGGCTTGGTCGGAGAGAGAGACTCGATCTACAAGTGGGGTTGCATGAGAATTTAGAGGAGATGAGAATCCTAAAGAGAGGTTTGAATATTAATATGGGAGGAGAAAATAATTGTGGTGGCTGAAATGCAATGGTGGTGATAACTAAATTGCGGTGGCGGTGGCGATAAGGGGGTGGGaggaggaatcttggtggtggcgGTTGggggcgagagagagagagagaaaaaagataTGGTGATGCGGCGGCCGGAGAAGTTGCTGAGAAGACCAAAGTGAGGGCGTCAGAGTCGAGGGAGGAGGAAGTGATATGTGGTGGCTGAGCGAAGACCTAGGAGAGAGGGTTAATTTTAACGAAAGGCTGACATTAAATCTTagggaaatccaacggctaatatttacttaattcaataaataaaaaataaaaaatattttcattttgGATCGATTTTACTGAACAAACCCTTCGTAGAAACCGAATACCATACTTACCCAACTGTTCAAGATTGTCggattagctttttttttttttgaagttttaacgaaaagtctacggtactgtttactttaacgaaaaatcatatttttacactaaaaagtcaaacttggtactattcactttaccctttattttgttcttatcattaaaactcaaagttttcaagtcattttcattaatttttcttatttttttcaacCCTAGGAACACCGATGCTTTTTTCCATCTTCTTTTCGATTATAAAGAAGGAAAGTGTTattcacacttttttttacttcacacatatttgttaatttattgtttttaattttttttttcaatttattcgattcgacgataaaaaatgAAGAGAtgtatgtgaaaagtaaaaataatgtATAGATAACACTATCCTATAAAGAATTATAATGGTTGGTGGGAGGAGGATTCTTTaccctcctaatctctctacCCTTCCATGTCTtcttatttgaacggtcacggttaagtcatgtcaacatcttatattaatttttttttataaagataataagacaaaaaataatgtgTAAGAAGAGGGGATGAAAAGAGATGAGAATAGGAGGGTAGAGAATTCTCTTCCTTCCTGCATATGATTGCATAATTTTGCATGCTATTCTTTCTGTATTAAGaatcaaagagagagagagagagaaagaacatTGAAAAGTGATATTTTCTGTTTGATATATAGTTAGGAGagggattgtctgccctcctatttcCATACTCTTTTCATCCTCTCCTGTTTTGTgtaatcacggttaagccacgtcaacattttatattcctattaatttttgttttattatttttatagaaaaatcaatataaaatattaatatatcttaaccatgaccacacaaacagaatgAGATGAGAAGAGTACGGAAATTGAAGGCCAAACAATCTACTCCATTCTTGTTTACTTATGCTGGCGTGTACTGCTAGTTAAATATATAAACAAACGCAATTTGACAAGAAAAGCTTGTGAGCACAAAGACCCCACGGGATTGATTGGTGGAGATCGTACAAAATGAGTTACATATGAACAGTGCATCCCAATAATTTACACTTACTTGACATCACAGTACAGAAGTTCTTTGTACAAGACATCTGTTGAATTTTATGTTAGTAACATGGTGGTACATTAAGTTCCAACATGTTACCAATAACATTTCACAACTATTTTCGTATTTTGACAGTAATGAAGGGTTGGGGACTAAATGGGGTCTTGTCAATTAATTTGAGATTTAGGTTTGAATCTTAGCAAACTCCAAGGTTTTCTTGCCTTGCAACTTGTTTGTTACATAGTGTTTACTGTATTCTCCATGATTGTATCTTCTATACTTGCATGGGTTGTTTTTATCCACCAATTCTGCCATTGGTCCAACCTCTATCTCATAGCTAGGAGCATAAAATGTCACAATTGAAAGCCTGTCTTCCTCCTTGTGTGTCACTGCTCTATGCTCCACACTCTTGTATTTCCCATTTGTAAGAACCTGCATTTCATTTTTCATGTTAGAAAAATAACAACAATCAAAATGCCACTTTTTAATAATCAATATCAAGAATTACGCAAGATTAGCTCATCAGTCCAAAGGCGCAAAGCACCCACCCTTCAATTCCGAAAAAGAGGGTGCCAATCCTTTCAGGAGCTTCCCGCTTGTCCTTAAAATTACGAGACATTTCTTATGCAACTATATTTTTACTCACTTCTATGGTGTCTCCAATGTTGATCACAAGTGCATTGGGAATGGGCTTAACAGGGACCCATCTGTCatctttgaggatttgaagcCCCACTGAGTTGCCCTTCCCTTGCTGCAAAACTGTGAGGGCACTCCCATCTGAGTGTGGACTTAGTCCCAAAACTAGGTCAGGTCTTGAACATGGAGGGTAGTAGTTCATCCTTAGGGCTTGCACAGCCTCCCCAAACATCTTCTCAAACACATCACCTTTCAATCCAAGGCTCATGGCTATGTATTTCAGCAGATTCTGGCACAGCTTCCTCACTTCCTTTGAATAGACCTCTACACTTTCACTTGAGTGGGggaaaacaaaagaaggaaaaagttTTAGACTTTAGattttaataataagaaaaagaaatactTGGCCCTTCCCAATAGATGGACACAGTTGAcccatgaatataaattttttgcTTTGGGTTCTTACAACTATTATTGTCATTCTAAAAAATCATTATTCAGTCTAACTTTATAAAAACACAAAGCAAACTTTTATGCCTAGAGGAGAGCA
It encodes the following:
- the LOC103452933 gene encoding protein LATERAL BRANCHING OXIDOREDUCTASE 1 produces the protein MAPVPIYPIKVGHIDDVQELRKSKPSIIPERFVRDMTERPALATPMPFSTDIPTINFSKLAKGTKDEIKSEISQLVNACENWGFFQVVNHGIDLSILESIEKVAKEFFMLPLEEKKKYAMAPGTVQGYGQAFVLSEDQKLDWCNMFALGVVPNFIRNPMLWPTNPENFSESVEVYSKEVRKLCQNLLKYIAMSLGLKGDVFEKMFGEAVQALRMNYYPPCSRPDLVLGLSPHSDGSALTVLQQGKGNSVGLQILKDDRWVPVKPIPNALVINIGDTIEVLTNGKYKSVEHRAVTHKEEDRLSIVTFYAPSYEIEVGPMAELVDKNNPCKYRRYNHGEYSKHYVTNKLQGKKTLEFAKIQT